A stretch of Cyanobacterium sp. HL-69 DNA encodes these proteins:
- a CDS encoding Putative metal chaperone, involved in Zn homeostasis, GTPase of COG0523 family, producing the protein MSVVEQNNQPSSPLDAPKRGLPVTIITGFLGSGKTTLLNYILENQQGVKTAVLVNEFGEIGIDNDLIVSSDETMIELSNGCICCNINNDLVDTVYKVLEKDEKIDYLVVETTGIADPLPVAMTFLGTELREMTRLDSIITLIDCANFSLDLFNSEAAYSQIAYGDIIILNKTDLVSPDAVDNLENRLKEMKTDARMMRTTNSKVPLPLILSVGLFESDKYFDTEEEKGHNHDHHDHDHEHHDHNHHDHHSHHLDNDGFTSVSFVSEKPFYIRKLQYFLDNQLSANVFRAKGILWFHESADRHIFHLSGKRFTIEDDTWKEGQKKGNKLVFIGQDLDHDLIKQQLENCLISD; encoded by the coding sequence ATGAGCGTAGTAGAACAAAACAACCAACCTTCCTCCCCATTAGATGCCCCCAAAAGAGGATTACCTGTAACAATTATCACAGGATTTTTAGGTAGTGGAAAAACAACCTTATTAAATTATATTTTAGAAAATCAACAAGGAGTAAAGACAGCCGTTTTAGTCAATGAATTTGGCGAAATTGGCATTGATAATGACTTGATTGTTTCTAGCGATGAAACCATGATCGAGTTAAGTAATGGTTGTATTTGTTGCAATATTAATAATGATTTAGTGGATACAGTTTATAAAGTTTTAGAAAAGGACGAAAAAATTGATTATTTAGTAGTAGAAACCACAGGAATTGCGGATCCTTTACCCGTTGCCATGACTTTTTTAGGCACAGAATTAAGGGAAATGACAAGGTTAGATTCTATAATTACTTTAATTGATTGTGCTAACTTTAGCCTTGATTTATTTAACAGTGAAGCTGCCTATAGTCAGATTGCCTACGGTGACATTATCATCCTCAACAAAACCGATTTAGTTTCCCCTGATGCGGTAGATAACCTCGAAAATCGACTCAAGGAAATGAAAACTGATGCTAGGATGATGCGCACCACTAACTCAAAAGTGCCTTTACCTTTAATATTGAGTGTTGGTTTGTTCGAGTCTGACAAATATTTTGACACGGAGGAAGAAAAAGGGCATAATCATGATCATCATGACCATGATCACGAGCATCACGATCATAATCACCATGATCATCATTCCCATCACTTAGATAATGATGGCTTTACCTCTGTTTCTTTTGTAAGTGAGAAACCCTTTTATATTCGCAAACTGCAATATTTCCTTGATAATCAATTATCTGCCAATGTTTTCCGTGCTAAGGGTATATTATGGTTTCATGAAAGTGCAGATCGTCATATTTTCCATCTTAGCGGTAAAAGATTTACCATTGAGGATGATACTTGGAAGGAAGGACAAAAAAAAGGTAATAAGCTCGTTTTTATCGGTCAAGATTTAGATCATGATTTGATTAAACAACAGTTAGAAAACTGTCTGATTAGTGATTAA
- a CDS encoding Mitochondrial processing peptidase-like protein yields the protein MVLSASSNSNSLKLINNGSVNVIPLSNGLRVVHHDMPHSSVVVADVWVDAGITKEPVGWFGIAHFLEHMIFKGSLNVLPGEFDFVVENNGGFANAATSYDYAHFFLVTASQYVGATLPYLGEILLQAQIPDEEFYLERDVVLEELRASNDDYDWLAFQCLSNLIYPSHPYGRSVLGEEGLLLENTPNQMRCFHKTHYQPERMSVVLVGDIREKDAIALIEDSFGNFGVRSECPPVVFDSEPPMVDIRRKQLFFPRLEQSRLIMGWSGPGIDNLEGAIALDLISMILAGGRTSRLVRQLREEKQLVLDISCDFSLQKDSSLFTISAYLFPQNLNKVEGIIRQEIYKLQTTNMQEKEIANFKKSLIHDYIFSTETPEQLAGLYGYYHVLKDAKLALQYPDILMNLTPEQLKCYASQYLCPQYYAACEVHGR from the coding sequence ATGGTTTTATCTGCAAGTAGTAACTCAAACTCACTAAAGTTAATCAATAATGGTTCTGTGAATGTCATTCCTTTGTCTAATGGTTTGAGGGTGGTTCATCATGATATGCCCCATAGTTCGGTGGTGGTGGCGGATGTCTGGGTAGATGCGGGGATAACAAAGGAGCCTGTGGGTTGGTTTGGGATAGCTCATTTTTTGGAGCATATGATTTTTAAGGGTTCTTTGAATGTGTTACCTGGGGAGTTTGATTTTGTGGTGGAGAATAATGGGGGTTTTGCTAATGCGGCCACGAGTTATGATTATGCTCATTTCTTTTTGGTGACGGCGAGTCAGTACGTGGGGGCGACTTTACCTTATTTGGGAGAGATTTTGTTACAGGCTCAGATTCCTGATGAGGAGTTTTATTTGGAAAGGGATGTGGTGTTGGAGGAGTTGAGGGCGAGTAATGATGATTATGATTGGTTGGCTTTTCAATGTCTTTCTAATTTAATTTATCCTAGTCATCCTTATGGTCGTTCGGTGTTGGGGGAGGAGGGTTTATTGTTAGAAAATACTCCTAATCAGATGCGTTGTTTTCATAAAACCCATTATCAGCCTGAGCGGATGTCGGTGGTGTTGGTGGGGGATATTCGAGAAAAAGATGCGATCGCCCTTATCGAAGATTCTTTTGGTAATTTTGGGGTGCGCTCGGAATGCCCTCCAGTGGTTTTTGATAGTGAGCCGCCCATGGTGGATATTCGCCGTAAACAGTTATTTTTTCCCCGTCTTGAGCAGTCTCGATTAATTATGGGTTGGAGTGGCCCTGGTATTGATAATCTTGAAGGGGCGATCGCCCTTGACCTGATTTCGATGATTTTAGCAGGGGGTAGAACATCCCGCTTAGTTCGACAACTAAGGGAAGAAAAACAATTAGTATTAGATATTAGCTGTGATTTTTCCTTACAAAAAGACTCTAGTTTGTTTACTATTTCTGCTTATTTATTTCCTCAAAATCTTAATAAAGTAGAGGGAATTATCCGCCAAGAAATTTATAAGTTACAAACTACGAATATGCAAGAAAAAGAAATAGCCAACTTTAAAAAATCCTTAATTCATGACTATATATTTTCCACCGAAACCCCCGAACAATTAGCAGGGTTATATGGCTATTATCATGTTTTAAAAGATGCTAAATTAGCCCTTCAATATCCAGACATATTAATGAATTTAACTCCAGAACAATTGAAATGTTACGCTTCCCAATATCTTTGTCCTCAATATTATGCGGCGTGTGAAGTACATGGTCGTTAA
- the accD gene encoding acetyl-CoA carboxylase complex carboxyl transferase beta subunit AccD: protein MSLFDWFDNLRKSEPEIKPQQEREIADGLWTKCPSCGVLSYTKDLQGNNMVCSECGHHMMVNSNERIEQLVDPNTWEPLNHHLQPTDPLNFVDRKAYADRIKELQQKVNLSDAVQTGKGLIDGLPFTLGVMDFRFMGGSMGSVVGERLTRLIEYATANGLPVIIVCASGGARMQEGMLSLMQMAKISGALERHKQKKLLYIPILSHPTTGGVTASFAMLGDLILAEPGATIGFAGRRVIEQTLREKLPDDFQTSEYLLKHGFVDAIVPRTQLKKTLANLISLHQPFYPVNASAHYENSVVSETLANVNAI, encoded by the coding sequence ATGTCATTATTCGATTGGTTTGATAATTTGAGAAAATCCGAACCTGAGATAAAACCCCAGCAGGAAAGAGAGATTGCGGATGGTTTATGGACAAAATGCCCTAGTTGTGGTGTTTTAAGTTATACGAAGGATCTACAGGGCAATAATATGGTATGCTCTGAATGTGGTCATCATATGATGGTTAATAGTAATGAAAGGATCGAGCAATTAGTTGATCCTAATACTTGGGAACCTTTGAATCATCACTTACAACCTACTGACCCTTTAAATTTTGTCGATCGCAAAGCATACGCTGATCGCATCAAGGAACTACAACAAAAGGTCAATCTAAGCGATGCTGTGCAGACAGGAAAGGGCTTAATTGACGGTTTACCTTTTACCCTAGGGGTGATGGATTTTCGCTTCATGGGGGGCAGTATGGGTTCTGTGGTAGGGGAAAGATTAACCCGCTTGATTGAGTATGCCACCGCCAACGGTTTACCTGTAATCATCGTTTGTGCTTCTGGGGGTGCGAGGATGCAAGAGGGTATGTTAAGTTTGATGCAAATGGCGAAAATCTCTGGGGCGCTAGAGCGTCATAAACAAAAGAAATTATTATATATCCCCATTCTCAGTCATCCTACTACGGGGGGAGTTACCGCAAGTTTTGCCATGTTAGGGGATTTGATTTTGGCAGAGCCTGGCGCTACTATTGGTTTTGCTGGAAGAAGGGTAATTGAACAAACTTTACGAGAGAAGTTACCTGATGATTTCCAAACTTCTGAATATTTATTAAAGCATGGTTTTGTGGATGCCATTGTGCCTCGCACTCAGTTGAAAAAAACCCTTGCTAATTTAATTAGTCTCCATCAACCTTTTTATCCTGTTAATGCTTCGGCACATTATGAAAATTCTGTTGTCTCTGAAACTTTAGCCAATGTGAATGCTATCTAA
- a CDS encoding putative serine protease do-like htrA has translation MTRKIKNKKKTLKTYFFLFSITTISLIGYFYVESKLIAQNTAEELQQAKIKKIAESVTVTISPVNTNMNIGGSGVLINQENDSYYVITNNHVVEDITIPYQIKTNQGNTYSAQIIAQNNEDSMVDDLALLKFSSAIKYQPVTLSEDEDITNNQLIIASGFPFNEKGIQSPQIKHTIGTIKIILNQPLKGGYQFGYTNEINNGMSGGAILNSNGELIGINGLGKYPAIGNPYIYQNGVEITNIAWETMSEMSWGIPIKSIKLFFSQTN, from the coding sequence ATGACACGGAAAATTAAAAACAAGAAAAAAACTTTAAAAACTTATTTCTTTCTTTTCTCTATAACAACCATTTCCCTAATAGGATATTTTTATGTAGAGTCAAAACTGATTGCACAAAATACCGCAGAAGAATTACAACAGGCAAAGATAAAAAAAATAGCTGAATCTGTAACCGTTACCATCTCTCCAGTTAATACTAATATGAATATTGGAGGCTCAGGAGTATTAATAAATCAAGAAAATGATAGCTATTATGTAATTACCAATAACCATGTCGTCGAAGATATAACCATCCCCTACCAAATCAAGACTAATCAGGGCAACACTTATTCCGCACAAATCATCGCCCAAAACAATGAAGATTCTATGGTGGATGATTTAGCCCTGCTCAAATTTTCCTCCGCCATCAAGTATCAACCAGTCACCCTGAGTGAAGATGAAGATATTACTAACAATCAATTAATCATTGCCAGTGGATTTCCCTTTAATGAAAAAGGAATTCAATCACCGCAAATAAAACATACCATCGGCACCATAAAAATTATCCTCAATCAACCCCTAAAAGGAGGTTATCAATTTGGTTATACCAATGAGATAAATAATGGCATGAGTGGGGGGGCAATTTTAAATAGTAACGGTGAATTGATAGGCATCAATGGTTTGGGAAAATATCCCGCCATTGGCAATCCCTATATTTATCAAAACGGTGTAGAAATTACTAATATTGCATGGGAAACTATGAGCGAAATGAGTTGGGGTATTCCTATTAAATCTATCAAACTATTCTTCTCTCAAACAAATTAA
- the sdrP gene encoding sulfur deprivation inducible divalent anion:Na+ symporter SdrP, whose product MPEISPIFLTISILILTLTAFICEWLPVDLTALSVAIILMLFGLVSPDEGISGFGNSATITVMAMFILSAGITRTGILNIVRDWLIKWGGNHPSRQIFVMGGIVGSISAFINNTAVVAIFLPIIEQWSKQTKVSISKLLIPLSFATILGGLITLIGTSTNILASGVAVQLGYPEFTIFQFTKLGLPVFFIGLTYLSIFAPRILPARKPPGGESLSDDYEIKEYVSEMIIPPNSSLIGQTLRGSQIQRKFDLDVLEIIRNDTHFAPPLADKVLSVGDILLVRSSRTNLLNIKDERGVEILADFKFSSNKLEDDDSIQEEKIAEVLILSNSRLIGTTLKDLRFRQRYNGTVLAIRRGQELIRERLGKTPLKFGDLLLVQAPKESFIGLQTTRELLVLEEKDREGLRTDKASIALTIIVGVIAIAGLNLAPILVTSLTGVVLMVITGCLKPGEIYGAVRWDIIFLLAGLIPLGIAMDNSGTNEWLADNLLNIGGSLPGYWILVLFYLATCLLTEVLSNNASVVLMIPIAVKVAEIVGLNPLAFMYAVTFAASNSYLAPIGYQTNTMVYAPGGYKFLDYTRVGLPLTICFTFLIPLLIIKLYGIS is encoded by the coding sequence ATGCCCGAAATATCACCGATATTCCTAACCATTAGTATTTTGATTTTAACTCTTACAGCATTTATTTGCGAGTGGTTGCCCGTGGACTTGACAGCCCTTTCCGTTGCCATTATTTTAATGTTATTCGGCTTAGTATCTCCCGATGAAGGAATATCAGGATTTGGCAATTCTGCTACCATTACGGTGATGGCAATGTTTATTTTAAGTGCAGGAATTACTAGGACAGGAATTTTAAATATTGTAAGAGATTGGTTAATAAAATGGGGAGGAAATCATCCTTCTCGACAGATTTTTGTCATGGGTGGCATAGTAGGCTCCATCAGTGCTTTTATTAATAATACTGCAGTAGTTGCGATATTTTTACCGATAATTGAACAGTGGAGTAAACAAACAAAAGTATCTATTTCAAAACTATTAATCCCCCTTTCTTTTGCTACTATTTTAGGAGGATTAATTACTTTAATTGGTACTTCTACTAATATTTTAGCCAGTGGGGTAGCCGTACAATTGGGGTATCCTGAATTTACTATTTTTCAGTTTACAAAATTAGGTTTACCCGTGTTTTTTATCGGTTTAACTTATTTGAGTATTTTTGCCCCTAGAATTTTACCCGCTCGAAAACCCCCTGGAGGAGAATCTTTGAGTGATGATTATGAAATCAAAGAATATGTAAGTGAGATGATTATTCCTCCTAATTCTAGTTTAATTGGGCAGACTTTACGGGGTAGTCAAATTCAAAGAAAGTTTGATTTAGATGTGTTAGAAATTATCCGTAATGACACTCATTTTGCCCCTCCTTTGGCGGATAAAGTTTTGTCGGTGGGCGATATTTTACTGGTAAGAAGTAGTCGTACTAATTTACTTAATATTAAGGATGAAAGGGGGGTAGAAATATTAGCTGACTTTAAATTTAGCTCTAATAAATTAGAGGATGATGACTCTATTCAAGAGGAAAAAATTGCTGAAGTTTTAATACTTTCAAATTCTCGTTTGATTGGTACGACTTTAAAGGATTTAAGATTTAGACAACGTTATAATGGCACTGTTTTGGCTATCAGAAGAGGGCAAGAATTAATTAGGGAAAGATTGGGGAAAACTCCTCTCAAATTTGGTGATTTATTATTAGTGCAAGCGCCCAAGGAAAGTTTTATCGGTTTACAAACCACTAGAGAGTTATTGGTTTTGGAGGAAAAAGATAGGGAAGGTTTACGCACTGATAAGGCTAGTATTGCCCTTACTATTATTGTAGGGGTAATTGCGATCGCCGGGTTAAACTTAGCACCTATTTTGGTTACCAGTTTAACGGGGGTAGTATTAATGGTTATCACTGGTTGTCTGAAGCCGGGGGAAATTTATGGGGCAGTGCGTTGGGATATTATTTTTCTTTTGGCAGGTTTAATTCCTCTGGGTATTGCCATGGATAATTCTGGCACCAATGAATGGTTAGCAGATAATTTATTAAATATTGGGGGTAGTTTACCTGGTTATTGGATTTTAGTGTTGTTTTATCTGGCAACTTGTCTATTAACGGAAGTATTGTCGAATAATGCTTCGGTGGTGTTGATGATTCCCATTGCGGTTAAGGTTGCAGAAATTGTGGGTTTAAATCCCCTTGCTTTTATGTATGCGGTAACTTTTGCGGCTTCTAATAGTTATCTTGCCCCCATTGGTTATCAAACTAATACTATGGTTTATGCCCCTGGAGGTTACAAGTTTCTCGATTATACTCGAGTGGGTTTACCATTAACGATTTGTTTTACTTTTTTAATTCCTCTCCTCATTATCAAGTTATATGGCATTAGCTAG
- the glcF gene encoding glycolate oxidase FeS subunit GlcF — translation MNVSNPSQIPVTNDKNLPGFDYKNPPSQELIDQCVHCGFCLSTCPSYRIIGKEMDSPRGRIYLMDAINKGEASLNQATAQHFDSCLGCLACVSTCPSGVQYDQLIAKTRPQVERNQLRNPWEKFLRFIIFNLFPYPKRLGFFLPLLWLYQVSGLQTLVRKIKLLKPFPRIEAMESILPKISLKTINKKYPYVIPSQTEKKYRVGVILGCVQRLFFDSVNEATVRVLTANGCEVVIPPSQGCCSALPAHQGQENQAQAFARQMIDSFADADVDYIIINAAGCGHTLKEYAHILADDPEYLPKAQEFVSKVRDVQEFLADIDFIAPLAPITEDKFTLVYQDACHLLHGQKISLQPRKLLNLIPNIELKEPLDAALCCGSAGVYNMLQPEVADELGEQKVRNLLDTGARAIASPNPGCALQITKHLAKQGHNISVFHPMELLDKSIRGDKVMK, via the coding sequence ATGAATGTAAGCAACCCCTCACAAATTCCCGTCACCAACGACAAAAATTTACCAGGATTTGACTACAAAAACCCTCCATCCCAAGAATTAATCGATCAATGCGTCCATTGTGGCTTCTGCCTTTCCACCTGCCCCAGTTATCGCATCATCGGCAAAGAAATGGACTCCCCGAGGGGTAGAATTTATCTCATGGATGCCATAAATAAAGGAGAAGCCAGTTTAAATCAAGCCACCGCTCAACACTTCGACAGTTGCTTAGGTTGCCTTGCCTGTGTAAGTACCTGTCCATCAGGGGTACAATACGATCAACTTATCGCCAAAACTCGCCCCCAAGTAGAAAGAAATCAACTCCGCAACCCATGGGAAAAATTTCTGCGTTTCATCATTTTTAACCTTTTCCCCTACCCCAAAAGACTAGGCTTTTTCTTACCTCTATTGTGGCTTTACCAAGTATCAGGATTACAAACCCTCGTCAGGAAAATTAAACTCCTCAAACCTTTTCCCCGCATCGAGGCGATGGAATCTATTTTGCCAAAAATAAGTCTCAAAACCATTAATAAAAAATATCCCTATGTCATCCCCAGTCAAACAGAAAAAAAATATCGGGTAGGAGTTATCTTAGGCTGTGTGCAACGACTCTTTTTTGATTCCGTCAATGAAGCCACGGTGAGAGTTTTAACCGCCAATGGCTGTGAGGTAGTTATTCCCCCATCTCAGGGATGTTGCTCTGCCCTTCCAGCGCACCAGGGCCAAGAAAATCAAGCCCAAGCCTTTGCCCGTCAGATGATTGATAGTTTTGCCGATGCTGATGTGGACTACATTATTATCAACGCAGCAGGTTGCGGACATACCCTCAAGGAATATGCCCATATCTTAGCTGATGACCCTGAATATTTACCTAAAGCCCAAGAATTTGTCAGTAAGGTTCGGGATGTGCAGGAGTTCCTCGCAGACATTGATTTTATCGCCCCTCTCGCCCCCATTACGGAGGATAAATTCACCCTAGTATATCAGGATGCCTGTCACCTGTTACATGGTCAAAAAATTAGTTTACAGCCCCGTAAATTACTTAATTTGATCCCCAATATTGAGCTAAAAGAACCCCTAGACGCCGCGCTATGTTGTGGTAGTGCTGGTGTTTATAATATGTTACAACCTGAGGTTGCAGACGAATTGGGAGAACAAAAAGTGCGCAATTTGCTTGATACGGGGGCACGGGCGATCGCATCTCCTAACCCTGGTTGCGCCTTACAAATTACTAAACATTTGGCAAAACAAGGGCATAATATCTCTGTTTTTCATCCTATGGAATTGCTAGATAAATCCATTCGAGGAGATAAGGTGATGAAATGA
- the fumC gene encoding fumarate hydratase class II FumC, protein MAEASNNFRVEKDSMGEVRVECDRLWGAQTQRSLHHFSIGEDMMPMEVIRAFAILKKASASANCDLGCLDKEKANLIAIACEEILAGKWDDHFPLYVWMTGSGTQSNMNVNEVIANRAIQMVGGQLGSKNPIHPNDDVNMSQSSNDTFPTAMHIASAIALNNRLIPKVTKLRDALHQKAQAWQDIIKIGRTHLQDAVPLSLGQEFSGYVGMLGDNLQRLNNILPEIYQLALGGTALGTGINAPKGFAEKSAHYIAQQTGLPFITAPNKFTVMGSHDAMVMLSATLKTLACSLYKIANDIRLLACGPRAGLNELELPANEPGSSIMPGKVNPTQCEALAMVAVQVMGYDTAVSFAGASGYLDMNVYKPMMIYNIIQSIKILSDSCNNFTDFTVKDMQPNRKRINQLVNQSLMLVTSLSPVIGYDKASEIAHLAHHDNLTLKEATLKLGYLSAEEFDNCIDLNKMAYPHQ, encoded by the coding sequence ATGGCAGAGGCAAGTAATAATTTTCGGGTTGAAAAAGATAGTATGGGTGAAGTACGGGTAGAGTGCGATCGCCTCTGGGGTGCGCAAACCCAGCGCTCGTTACACCATTTTTCTATCGGGGAAGATATGATGCCCATGGAAGTAATTAGGGCGTTTGCTATCCTCAAAAAAGCCTCTGCCTCAGCTAACTGTGATTTGGGTTGTTTGGATAAAGAAAAGGCGAATTTAATTGCGATCGCCTGTGAGGAAATTTTGGCAGGGAAATGGGATGATCATTTTCCCTTATATGTATGGATGACGGGCAGTGGCACTCAATCAAATATGAATGTCAATGAGGTTATCGCTAACCGTGCTATTCAAATGGTTGGGGGCCAATTGGGGTCAAAAAATCCCATCCATCCCAATGATGATGTTAATATGTCCCAGTCTTCCAATGATACCTTTCCCACGGCTATGCACATCGCCAGTGCGATCGCTCTTAATAACCGTTTAATCCCCAAAGTAACTAAATTAAGGGATGCCCTACACCAAAAAGCCCAAGCATGGCAAGACATTATTAAAATCGGTAGAACTCACCTCCAAGATGCCGTACCCCTGAGCCTCGGACAAGAATTTTCAGGGTATGTAGGGATGCTCGGTGATAACCTACAACGCCTTAACAACATCCTACCCGAAATCTATCAACTAGCCCTCGGAGGCACCGCCCTAGGTACAGGAATAAACGCCCCCAAAGGCTTTGCCGAAAAGTCTGCCCACTACATCGCCCAACAAACGGGATTACCCTTCATCACCGCCCCCAACAAATTTACCGTCATGGGTTCCCATGATGCCATGGTAATGTTAAGTGCCACCCTCAAAACCCTTGCTTGTTCCCTTTACAAAATCGCCAACGATATACGCTTACTTGCCTGTGGCCCAAGGGCAGGATTAAACGAGCTAGAATTACCCGCCAACGAACCCGGTTCATCTATAATGCCTGGTAAAGTAAACCCCACCCAGTGCGAGGCTTTAGCCATGGTGGCAGTGCAGGTGATGGGTTATGATACGGCCGTTAGTTTTGCAGGGGCTAGTGGCTATCTGGATATGAATGTATATAAGCCCATGATGATTTATAACATCATTCAGTCCATCAAAATTTTGTCCGACAGTTGCAACAACTTTACTGACTTTACCGTTAAAGATATGCAACCCAATCGGAAGAGAATTAATCAATTAGTTAATCAATCTTTAATGTTAGTAACCTCCCTTAGTCCTGTCATTGGCTACGACAAAGCCTCGGAGATAGCACACCTTGCCCACCATGATAATTTAACTCTCAAGGAAGCCACTTTAAAACTAGGTTATTTGAGTGCAGAGGAGTTTGATAATTGTATTGATTTAAATAAAATGGCTTATCCTCATCAATAA